One stretch of Punica granatum isolate Tunisia-2019 chromosome 5, ASM765513v2, whole genome shotgun sequence DNA includes these proteins:
- the LOC116208996 gene encoding protoheme IX farnesyltransferase, mitochondrial-like: MKRTRQRPLPSGRISAHHAIVWASSVGIAGTALLAYKVNKLPPVPAIFEIIEKLKENHVYQANIWAAGLAASNLILYAFVYTPLKQIHPVNTWVGTIVGAIPPLLGWVAALGEISLNAMILLLLSTSGRYRILWPMPFPQISSPTPVAHASYAPFLFLPAPSYEAPH; encoded by the exons ATGAAGAGAACAAGGCAAAGACCACTCCCCTCAGGGAGGATTTCTGCACATCATGCGATTGTGTGGGCATCCTCTGTCGGTATAGCTGGCACTGCTTTATTGGCATACAAGGTGAACAAATTACCACCTGTTCCAGCAATCTTtgaaattatagaaaaattgaaggaaaatcATGTTTACCAG GCTAATATTTGGGCAGCTGGGCTTGCAGCATCAAATCTTATTCTTTATGCATTTGTCTATACTCCATTGAAGCAGATTCACCCTGTAAACACATGGGTTGGGACCATAGTGGGTGCCATTCCACCACTGCTCGG ATGGGTTGCAGCTTTGGGTGAGATTTCTCTCAATGCAATGATTCTTCTGCTGCTCTCTACTTCTGGCAGATACCGCATTTTATGGCCCATGCCATTCCCGCAGATCTCGAGCCCGACCCCTGTAGCACATGCCTCTTATGCACCATTTCTATTCCTACCAGCTCCATCTTACGAAGCACCCCATTGA